In Arthrobacter ramosus, one DNA window encodes the following:
- the hutG gene encoding formimidoylglutamase — MEISPAVADVRPTPWTGRFDGDGDEHRRWWQAVAPHSPEVAAPGGTEAGSRPAVVVGFRSDEGVRRNKGRIGAAASPEAIRKALGPMAFHLDRDVFDAGDVVVEDGSLEAGQDRAGRVISDLLDAGKLTVLLGGGHETAFASYLGVAGSEAVASGKRLGVLNLDAHFDLRDEPVPSSGTPFLQMARAEAAEGRELNYAVVGISEPNNTRTLFDTADRLGVKYLLDEDCSPEAVQEFVARFLDTVDVLYLTIDLDVLPASVAPGVSAPAAYGVPMPVISAVCKQLAASGKLLHLDVAELNPEFDIDSRTAKVAARLVNTLLG; from the coding sequence ATGGAGATTTCCCCCGCTGTTGCCGATGTCCGCCCGACGCCGTGGACCGGCCGCTTCGACGGCGACGGCGACGAGCACCGCCGCTGGTGGCAGGCAGTGGCGCCCCATTCTCCCGAGGTAGCCGCCCCCGGCGGGACGGAAGCGGGCTCACGGCCCGCCGTCGTCGTTGGCTTCCGCAGTGATGAAGGCGTGCGGCGCAACAAGGGCCGTATTGGCGCGGCGGCCTCGCCGGAGGCTATCCGCAAAGCTTTGGGCCCGATGGCTTTCCATCTGGACCGCGACGTGTTCGACGCCGGGGACGTCGTTGTGGAGGACGGCTCGCTGGAGGCGGGGCAGGATCGCGCGGGCCGCGTGATTTCGGACTTGCTCGACGCCGGCAAACTCACGGTGCTGCTCGGCGGCGGCCATGAAACTGCTTTCGCCAGCTACCTGGGCGTGGCTGGCTCGGAGGCTGTGGCAAGCGGCAAGCGCCTCGGCGTCCTGAACCTGGACGCGCACTTCGACCTTCGGGACGAGCCGGTGCCGAGTTCGGGCACGCCGTTCCTGCAGATGGCTCGAGCGGAAGCCGCCGAGGGCCGCGAACTGAACTACGCCGTCGTCGGAATTTCCGAGCCCAACAACACGCGTACCCTGTTCGACACGGCGGACCGCCTCGGCGTGAAGTACCTGCTGGATGAGGACTGCTCCCCGGAGGCCGTGCAGGAGTTCGTGGCACGGTTCCTGGACACCGTGGACGTGCTCTACCTGACGATTGACCTGGACGTGCTGCCGGCGTCGGTTGCTCCCGGCGTGAGTGCTCCCGCGGCGTATGGTGTGCCGATGCCCGTCATCAGCGCGGTGTGCAAGCAACTTGCCGCGAGCGGAAAGCTCCTGCACCTGGACGTTGCCGAGCTCAACCCCGAGTTCGATATCGACTCGCGGACCGCCAAGGTGGCCGCGCGCTTGGTGAACACGCTGCTGGGGTAG
- a CDS encoding NCS2 family permease has protein sequence MLKQGSAIDRYFKISERGSNYSREIRGGFATFFAMSYIVVLNPLILSGADSSGASLGFAAVAATTAFVAGILTILMGAWAKHPFAVATGLGVNAFVAVTIASHPGLTWPDMMGLVMLSGLTMLILVLTGFRTAVFKAVPEALKTAIVVGIGLFIALIGLVNAGFVRRIPDAAGTTVPLGLGVDGKLLGWPTLVFVVGLVLTIALVVRKVRGAILIGIVVSTALAAILEFTLHIGPSFDGKTYNPRGWSLVAPKFTEWAAPDLSLIGKANPLGAFQHLGIIAATLLAFVILLSIFFDAMGTMVGLAREAGNIDKHGNIPNVDRVLQVDALGAIIGGGSSVSSNQIFVESGAGIGEGARTGLASIVTGLLFLVAMFFTPLINLVPFEAVAPALVVVGFMMVSQVGKIHWQDWGVGIPAFLTLSLMPFTYSIANGLGAGFISFALIRTFQGRAREVHPLMWAVAAAFLLFFGIGPVEEILGVK, from the coding sequence ATGCTCAAGCAGGGCTCAGCCATCGACCGCTACTTCAAGATTTCGGAACGCGGATCCAACTACTCGCGAGAAATCCGAGGCGGCTTCGCGACCTTCTTTGCGATGAGCTACATCGTGGTCCTCAATCCATTGATCCTTTCCGGGGCGGACTCGAGTGGCGCTTCCCTTGGCTTCGCCGCCGTCGCCGCCACCACGGCCTTCGTAGCCGGCATCCTGACCATCCTCATGGGAGCCTGGGCCAAGCACCCCTTCGCAGTGGCTACCGGGCTGGGCGTCAACGCCTTCGTGGCAGTCACGATTGCGTCGCACCCCGGCCTGACGTGGCCGGACATGATGGGCCTGGTGATGCTCTCGGGCCTGACCATGCTGATCCTGGTGCTCACGGGTTTCCGGACCGCGGTTTTCAAAGCCGTACCTGAGGCACTGAAGACAGCGATCGTGGTGGGCATCGGCCTTTTCATCGCGCTGATCGGCCTGGTCAACGCCGGCTTCGTACGCCGCATCCCGGACGCCGCCGGCACCACGGTCCCGCTGGGCCTGGGCGTCGACGGGAAGCTGCTTGGCTGGCCCACCCTGGTGTTCGTTGTAGGCCTGGTCCTGACCATCGCCTTGGTGGTCCGCAAAGTACGTGGCGCCATCCTGATCGGCATCGTCGTCTCCACGGCCCTCGCGGCCATCCTTGAATTCACCCTGCACATCGGCCCGAGTTTCGACGGCAAGACCTACAATCCCCGTGGCTGGTCCCTCGTTGCGCCCAAGTTCACCGAGTGGGCCGCACCGGACTTGTCCCTCATCGGCAAGGCGAACCCCCTCGGCGCGTTCCAGCACCTTGGCATCATCGCCGCCACGCTGTTGGCATTCGTGATCCTGCTCAGCATCTTCTTCGACGCCATGGGCACCATGGTGGGCCTGGCCAGGGAAGCAGGAAACATCGACAAGCACGGAAACATCCCCAACGTGGACCGCGTCCTGCAAGTGGACGCGCTCGGTGCGATCATCGGTGGCGGCTCGTCCGTGTCCTCCAACCAGATCTTCGTGGAATCCGGCGCCGGCATCGGCGAAGGCGCCCGCACCGGCCTCGCGTCGATCGTGACCGGCCTGCTGTTCCTGGTAGCCATGTTCTTCACCCCGCTCATCAACCTGGTCCCGTTCGAAGCCGTCGCCCCCGCCCTGGTGGTGGTGGGTTTCATGATGGTGTCCCAGGTGGGCAAGATCCACTGGCAGGACTGGGGTGTCGGCATTCCCGCATTCCTGACCTTGTCCCTCATGCCGTTCACCTACTCGATCGCCAACGGCCTGGGCGCCGGGTTCATTTCCTTCGCACTCATCCGCACCTTCCAGGGCCGGGCCCGCGAAGTCCATCCGCTCATGTGGGCCGTGGCCGCAGCATTCCTGCTGTTCTTCGGGATCGGTCCCGTCGAGGAAATCCTGGGCGTGAAGTAG